In Rhodoferax sediminis, the sequence GCCGGCGGCGAGGCGCAAAAGCTGCTGGAGGCCTGGACCGGGCAGTACGGCCAGGACGGCAAGCTCACCTTTTATCGCGCCGTGGGCTGCGACAAATGCAATAAAACCGGCTACAAGGGCCGCGTCGGCCTGCACGAACTGCTGATTGCCGACGACATCCTGAAGAAGCTGGTGCAGGAGCGCGCCCGCGTGTCCGAGATCTTCGCCGCCGCGGTCGAGAGCGGCATGCGCACCCTCAAGATGGACGGCATGGAAAAGATCATGCTGGGCATGACCGACCTGAAACAGGTGCGCTCGGTCTGCATTAAGTGACGAAAATTGTCAGCCCCCTGGTCTGAGTGGGTCAAAAAGCGTCGGCCCGCAGCGGCCAATGCGTGAAAAGGTTCACAAAAAAGCGGGATGAACGCCCTGGCATGCAACCTGCTGTAACTTCTTCGCATTTCAGTTTCAACCAAGGAGTTTTTCATGAAGCGTTCCATGCAAAAGGTTCAAAAGGGTTTCACCCTGATCGAGTTGATGATCGTCGTGGCGATCATCGGTATTTTGGCGGCCGTGGCGTTGCCGGCGTACAAGGATTACACGGTAAAGGCGCGTATGTCAGAAGTGGTTTTGGCTGCGTCGCAGTGCCGCACATCCATCAGTGAGGCCGTGCAAACGATGAGCGTCAGTTCTGTAGGCACTGCAGACGGCTGGGGTTGCGAAGCAAACATCGCAGACACAGCTGGTGCAGGCCCCACGAAAATGGTGCAATCCGTCAGGACCAGTGCGAGTGGCGTGATTACCGTAAAACCGGATGCCACCGCTTTGGGCGTAACACTTGCGCCGGCCACCGACTTCCTCACACTCTCGCCCTTCAAAGACGTGGCTTTGACCACCGCAATTGATGTGAGCGCTGCGAACAAAGACCAAGGTTCGCAAATCGCAGGCTGGAAGTGTCTGGGTTCTACGGCGCTGATCAATAAATACCTGCCTGGCTCCTGCAAGTAATTCTTCTACGCCACATTTGCAAGAAGCCTCCTCGCGGAGGCTTTTTCGTCTCTATGTACCTCGCCACTATCCGCCAATTTTTGGGCTACGCATGCTTGGCAAGAAAATTTGAGCCAGATTCTAAATAGCCCTGATCTACTCAATCAAAGCTGACTCTAGCCCATGACTGTCAAACAATAGCCGCTATTAAAAACGTAGTGATTCGGGGAAATAGGAGCCCAGGCGCCAATCATTTCGCCGGCAGAAGCATGCACGTAAAGCCGATTACCAGGCGCGAGGCGCCCACCCTGAGAAAATACACCCCTCCACCATGCTGGCACGTTTGAACCTCCGCTCCCGCCTGCGCGCCGCGGGCCTGCATCTGCTGGTCTCCGCTGCATTCGCGACCCTGGCCGCGACTCTCGTCTTCGACCTGTGGTACCCCGACGCCTACCGCCTGCTGGCGGGCGGGCGCGATCTGTTCCTTCTGGTCGTGTCGGTGGACGTGGTGCTGGGGCCGCTGCTGACCTTCGCCGTTTTCAATCCGGCCAAGGGCTGGCCGCACCTCAGGCGCGACCTCGCGGTGATCGGCCTGCTGCAACTCGGCGCCCTGCTCTACGGCTTGCATACGGTGTACATCGCGCGCCCCGTCGCACTGGTGTTCGAGGTGGATCGCCTGCGCGTCGTCGCGGCGGACGCCGTGTACACGCCCGAACTGCCCCAGGCGCTGCCGCAATATCGCAGCCTGCCACTCACCGGGCCGTGGCTGCTCGCCGCGCGGGCGGCGCGCCCCGGTGAGGAGCGCAACCAGGCCTTGTTCATGGCATTGGGTGGTGCCGACACGGGACAGCGGCCGCTGTTCTGGCAGCCGTACAGCGAGGCGCGGGACCGGGTGCTGGCCCGGTCCAGGCCGGTGGCCGTGCTGCTGGCGCACGACCCGGCCCACAGCGCCGACCTTGCCACGCGCTTGCGCGCATTCAAGCTCGACCCGCAGCAGGCTCGGTTCCTGCCGGTGATCGCGCGCGGCGACTGGGTCGCGCTGTTGCGCCCGAATGGCGAGGTGGCGGGTTTCGCGCCTTATGACGGGTTTTTTTGAGGGGCGATGGGGGCCGTCGAGGGGGCTTTCGCCGGCAGGCGGGCGGTTGTTGCGCGTGCCGCGTTGGGCCATGCTGTCGTTCACTGCGCTGCTCGGCGTGGTGTTTGTGGGCGTGGCCACGGATTACCTCAAGGCCGAGGACAACTACCGTACCCTGTGCATGGAGTCGGCGCGCATTGGCGTGGACCGCATCGTGACGCCGGTGCTCTTCCGCTATGCGCTGGCGGCCGGCCTGAATGGCCAGCCCGAGGTCGCGCGCGACACGCTGGCACGTATTTGCCGCATTCACGAGCCCAAGCGCTGTGTGGAGGCGCGTGAGGGCTGGGCGGCGCTGCAGGTTCGCTATCCACAATTGGCGGGGGTGGCTGCGCCGGAATAAATGGGGGCAAGAGGGAGGCGCGGGTACGACAGTTCGAGCGGCCACAATCTGCACGCTCTTGTTTTGATAGCTTATCGTGAAGACCGCATAAGGGCTTGACCCGTTTTATTTACCTGCTACGAGCCAGAAAGCCGCGCGATCCCGCGGCAACTATGGTGCCCGAGCCGGCTTGTCTTTCCCGGAATAATGTAGTAACATGACTACATAAAGTATTCATTAATGAGGTGCTGTCATGACCATCACAACCTTATCAAGCCGGGAGTTCAACCAGGCCGCAAGCGAGGCAAAAAAGGCAGCCAACAAGGGGCCTGTGTTCATCACAGACCGGGGCCGGCCAGCCCATGTGCTGATGAGCATGGCGCTTTATCAGCGCCTGACCGGCAGCCGCCAGAAGATTGCCGACTTGTTGGCCATGCCGGGCATTGAGGATGTTGAACTTGAGATTCCCCGTTTGCGTGACCTCGCACAGCCTGCGGACCTTTCCTGATGTTTGTTCTCGACACCAACGTCGTGTCCGAGCTGCGCAAAATTCGCTCGGGACGCGCCGATGCGAACGTGGCGAAGTGGGCCGACAGCGTGGAGTCTGTGGACCTGTACTTGTCCGTCATCACGGTGCAGGAGCTGGAAATCGGCGTGCTGCTGGCAGAGCGCCGCGACCCGGCGCAGGGCGCGGTGTTTCGGGCATGGCTCGACAGCCATGTTTTGCCCGCGTTCGCCGGCCGTATCCTGCCCGTTGATACGGCCGTGGCACAGCGCAGCGCGAAGCTTCATGTACCTGATCCGCGCCCTGTCCGGGATTGCCTGATCGCTGCAACCGCGCTTGTGCATGGCATGACCGTCGTCACCCGCAACGTTGCCGATTTTGAGCCGTGCGGTGTGCTGCTGCTCAATCCTTGGGAGTAACGGAATAACTTGAGGCGATGGGGCGGGCTGGACGGCTTGCGGGTGGCTCGCTGGATGAGCCGCAGCTGGCGAACGGGTTCCGGCAACGGATCGTTTGGGGTATCAGGAATACCCCGCAGGATTCATCGCCTGCCAGCGCCAGGCGTCCTCGCACATGCGCACCAGGTCGTGCTCGGCCTGCCAGCCCAAGAGCGTGCGCGCCAGCGTGGTGTCGGCCCAGCAGGCGGCTACGTCGCCGGCGCGGCGCGCCACGTGGCGATGCGCGATGGGGCGTCCGGCCACGCGCGCAAAGGTGTCGACCAGTTGCTGCACGCTGACGCCGGAGCCGGTGCCCAGGTTCACGGTGATGGAGGACTGCTGCTTTGCCAGGTGGTCGAGCGCCGCCAGATGGCCGCGCGCCAGGTCCATCACGTGGATATAGTCGCGCACGCCGGTGCCGTCCGGCGTCGGGTAGTCGTTGCCGAAGATGCTTAAGGTTTCGCGCTGGCCCACGGCGACCTGGGTGACGTAGGGCATGAGGTTGTTGGGCACGCCGCTGGGCGCCTCGCCGATGAGGCCGCTCACGTGCGCGCCGACCGGGTTGAAGTAGCGCAGGATCGCGACCTGCCAGTGCGGATCAGCGCGCTGCAGGTCGCGCAGCATGTCTTCGCAGACGAGTTTGGTGCGGCCGTACAGTAATTGGGGTCAGATTCCAATTGTTTCATCTTGGTGTGATTGACATTGAGTAGTCTATAAACTACGATATGCCTCGATGATCGAGATAAAACAAACGGAAATATTCAGGAAGTGGCGAACCCGACTCAAGGACGAACGGGCGCGCATCTTGATTGCATCCCGTCTGGACCGCCTCGCCTTTGGTCTTGCGGGCGATGCGGAACCCGTGGGGCAGGGAGTCAGCGAATTGCGTATCCACCATGGCCCCGGATACCGCATCTACTTCCAGAAACGGGGAAGCACGATCATTGTCCTGCTGTGCGGCGGTGACAAAAGCACGCAGGCGAAGGACATCAAAATTGCGAAGCGTCTGGCGGATGAATGGAGCGAATGAAATGACTGAAAAACTGACCACCTATGATCCCGCCGAGGATTTGACCTCTGACGAAGCGATGGCGCTCTTCATGGCCGAGGCGTTCCAGACGAATGACGCCGGCTACATCGCGCATGCGTTGGGGGTCGTCGCCCGGGCCAAAGGAATGACGCAAATTGCGGGGCAAACCGGGCTTTCCCGCGAGCAGCTTTACCGCTCCTTCAGCGAGAACGGCAATCCAACCCTGAAGACAACCTTGGCGGTCATGAAGGCCCTGGGCATCGAGCTGACTGCCAAAGTTCCGGCTGCCGCATAGATCAGCTCGCCCAGTAATTGGCAGTAATTGGGGTCAGACTCCAATTAACTTCCATACCCCGCAGGATTCATCGCCTGCCAGCGCCAGGCGTCTTCGCACATGCGCACCAGGTCGTGCTCGGCCTGCCAGCCCAAGAGCGTGCGCGCCAGCGTGGTGTCGGCCCAGCAGGCGGCCACGTCGCCGGGGCGGCGCGCCACATAGCGGTGCGCAATGGGGCGTCCCGTCACGCGCGCAAAGGTGTCGACCAGTTGCTGCACGCTGACGCCGGAGCCGGTGCCCAGGTTCACCGTGATGGACCGCTGCCCGCGCGCCAGATACTCCAGCGCCGCCAGGTGCCCGCGCGCCAGATCCATCACGTGGATGTAGTCGCGCACGCCGGTGCCATCCGGCGTGGGGTAGTCATTGCCGAAGACGCTCAGGAACTCGCGCTGGCCCACGGCGACCTGGGTGATGTAGGGCATGAGGTTGTTGGGCGCGCCGCTGGGCGCCTCGCCGATCAGGCCGCTGGCGTGCGCGCCGACGGGGTTGAAGTAGCGCAGGATCGCGACCTGCCAGCGCGGGTCGGCCGCGAGCAGGTCGCGCAGCATGTCCTCGCAGACGAGCTTGGTGCGGCCGTAAGGGTTGGTGGCGCTCAGCGGCGCGGTCTCGGGAATCGGCACCTGCTGCGGCTCGCCGTACACGGTGGCCGATGAGCTGAACACCAGACGGCGCAGATTAGCGCGCTCCATCGCCTGCAGCAGGCTGACGGTGCCCCCGACGTTGTTGTCGAAGTAGCGCAGCGGCTGCGCCACCGACTCGCCCACGGCCTTGAGGCCGGCAAAGTGGATCACGCTGGCCACGGAATGCCGCACGAAGACGCCGTCCAGCGCGGCGCCGTCGCGCACGTCGGCCTGCACGAACTCGAAGGCATCGCCGCACAACTGGCGCAGCCGCTCCAGCACGCGCACGCTGCTGTTGCTCAGGTTGTCGACGATGACGACCTTGTGCCCCGCCTCCATGAGCGTGACGGCGGTGTGCGAGCCGATGTAGCCGGCGCCGCCGGTGATGAGGATGGGAGGTGTCATGGGCGTTGTTTTCATCAATTCCATAAATCCGGATCAATGCTGCAGCCGGGCGGCAAAGGTCTCTGGCGAGATCACCCGTTGCGGCCCAGCCTTGTCTTGCAGCAGCAGTTTGTCGCCGGTCACCAGCACCAGGTCGGCCCGGCTGGCGAGCAGGTCCCAGAGAAACTGGTCGCCCGGGTCCGGGGCCTGGGGCGCGGTGCCGGCGGGGGGCAGCACGATGGCGTGCCGGGCCAGGTCGGCCAGGATGGTGTCGACCTCCGCTTCCGACAGTCCATGGAGCCGGCACAGCTTGGGCCGCAGCAGCACCGCACGGTACTCCGCCAGCAGCGCTTCGGAGACCACGAAGGCGAACGTCGCAGCCAGCATGCCGTCGAGGATGCGGGCCACGGGCGAATCGGCGCGCGCGGTGAGCAGGCCGGCAACGACCACATTCGTGTCGATGATGGCAAATTCGCTCACGATGCGCGGCGCGACGCGCGCACTTCATCTTGTGCGAGGGTGAGCGCCTGCTCTTCGCTCAACTGGCTGTGCGTACGAGCACGGCGCACCAGATCGAGTGCCTGTTCGCGCGACTTGATGCCATAGAAGTCGAGACTTTCGTCGATCAACTGGCCGATGGTTTTGTCGCGCTGGGCGGCGGCTTCCTTCAATGCCCGATAGCGGGATTCCGAGAGTGTGATGGTGAGGCGGCTCATGTACAATTCTCGCATTGGTGTTAAAGCACCAATATGATAGCATGCAACCTGACCACAATGCTCGATGCAATCCATCCCGATTTTTTTCCTGATCGCCCTGCCCTGGCTCAATCCGTTTGCGCCCGGCCCGTCGCCGGCCGCGGTGCCGTTGCTGTTCTCGTGGGCCTGTGCCGCGGGTTTGCTGGTGCTGTGCAGCCGCCTCTCGAGCCGGGACTTTTGCGGGCGCCTGGTCACTACCGCCGCCTGGGCCTGGGTGGCGGCCGGCCTGGTCAGCAGCGTCATGGGGCTGTGCCAATACTTCGGCGCGGGCGCCAGCCTGCTGCCGTGGGTGAACCAGACCGAGCTGGGCGAGGCCTTTGCCAACCTGCGCCAGCGCAACCAGTTTGCGACATTGACCAACATGGCGCTGGCCGCGCTGCTTTGGCTGGTGGCAACGGGGCGTTTCGGTGCGCGCCGCGCGGGGCTGGCGTGGGGGGCGTGGATCGCGGCGGCGCTGCTGATGGCGGGCAACGCGGCGTCATCGTCGCGCACCGGGCTGCTGCAACTGGTGTTGCTGTGCGCGCTGGCCTGGCTGTGGGGCGGCTGGCGCCAGCCGGCCCTGCGCCGCGTCCTGTTGGCGGCCGTGCTGGCCTATGCGTTGGCCGCGGTGCTCCTGCCATGGCTGGCCGGCTTCGGGCTGTTCGGACACGACGCGCTTGCGCGCCTGCGCGCCGGCGACGAGCTTTGCGCCAGCCGCCTCACGCTCTGGTCCAACGTGCTGCAGCTGATCGCGCAGCACCCGTGGCTCGGCTGGGGCTGGGGCCAGCTCGCCTACGCGCACTACATCACTTTGTTCGACGGCCCGCGTTTTTGCGCCATCCTGGACAACGCGCACAACCTGCCGCTGCAACTGGCGGTGACGCTCGGCATCCCGGCGGCGCTGCTCGTCTGCGGTGGCTTTGTGTGGTGGGCGTGGCGGCAGCGGCCCTGGGCTGAGGCCGACCCGACGCGTCGCATGGCGTGGGCGATTCTGGCGGTGATCGGGCTGCACAGCCTGCTCGAATACCCGCTGTGGTACGGGCCGTTCCAGATCGCGTTCGGCCTGTGCCTGGCGTGGCTGTGGCTGACGGGGGCGCGCCGGAATGTGGCGTCAAATCGGCCTGTAGCCCTTGGTGTATCAGCACAAGTAGCTATTGTTTCAGTAGCGATCACGGCATTGGCGGGGGTGCTGTACGCGGCCTGGGACTATCACCGCGTGAGCCAGATCTACCTCGCCCCCGAGCAGCGCGACGCCCCCTACCGCGGCGACACGCTGGCCAAGGTGCGCGACTCAATGCTGTTCAGGAACCCCGCGCGTTTTGCCGAACTCACCATCACCGAGCTGACACCGGGCAATGCGGCGCAGATGCGCGCGCTGGCCGGCCGCTTGCTGCACTACTCACCCGAGCCGCGCGTGATCGAAAAACTGATAGCGGCCGACGTGCTGCTCGGCCGCGATGAGGACGCGCAGTTCCATCTGGCGCGTTTTCGGGCGGCGTTTCCCAAAGACTATGCGCAGTGGACGGCGGACGATGCCCGCCTGCCGCAAAAGCTGCGGGCTTTGGTACCGTGAGCTACGGATTGACGAAACTGCCCGACTTGCCGCCGTGCTTTTCCAGCACACGCACGTCGGTCATGGTCATGCCGCGATCCACCGCCTTGACCATGTCGTAGATGGTCAGCAGCGCGACCTGCACGGCGGTCAAGGCTTCCATGGAAACCGTTGACTGGCGCGGGTTTGCGGCCTTCTCACGATTTTGAGCGTCCCACCGAATCGAATCAAAAACTTCAATCTTGTCCAACGCAGTTGGACAGAATTTGGACAGAAACCGAATGCTTCTGACCTGGTTTTTATTGTAGTCGCTCAAGGCGCGCTCAGGTCGGAGCCGGCGTGGCACATATATGCGCTCTTAGCGTTGGCCAACGTGCTCCCGCACCTATCACCCGGCCGGATCGACTTGAACGCGTCGCGTGCCCGCACGTCACTCTGGCCAAGAGGCCCGCCGGAGCTATATCGCCAATTGCGCCACCACGGCGGGCTGCAGATTTACCCAGATCACGGCGCCATTCGGATGCTCATAGGGAATCGGCGTTGTTAGTGGTCTGGGGTTTTTCAGGACCCACGCGTGCTTGTATTTGGCGACCTCGCCATTCTTGATTCGCTCGGCGGTGACCATGTGCCGGGTCGTGTTCTCCAGCATTTGAGGTTCTGTCAATGGACCCAGGCTGTCGGCAATTTCGACCACGCCGACGACCGTGCCAGACCCCTTGCGGATGAGCGCAATCGGACCTCGGACCTTCGTTGCCGTGCTGCGAAGCTCCCAGGACTTCTGCCCGGCGAGGATGCGGTCGATGTGAGGTGTATCTATGATCAATGCTTTTGTGATTTCCATGTGGTTGCTTTCGGGATGCTCAGTGGTTGGCAGTTTGTTCCGGTTCGGGCAGGGCGATCGCCTCCAAGGTGTCAATCTGTTGCAGATCGGGTAGCGACTCCTGGGCAATGCCCTGCAGTTCACCCACAACGGTCACCATGCTCTTGGTTACCCGGTCGATCTGAGTCTGACGCTTAGCCCAAATCTTGGTCAGCGCCCGACGCTCTGAATCCAGATCGGTCTGCATCCCTGAAAACGTGTCGAGGACCGTGCGGATGCGTTGGGAGAATGTGGGGCTTGAAAGATAGGCATACAACTGCTCCACTTTCTCCGATTTACCCACGTTGGCCTGCCGAAGTTTGTGCGTCTCCAGCAGGATCACGCGCAAAGTCTCTGCCATCGGGCGAAGCACCTGGGGTGAAATCACCCAAACATCGCCAATGCGGGTGAAGGGATCGGTGACGCCTTTGGGCATTACTGTC encodes:
- a CDS encoding type II toxin-antitoxin system Phd/YefM family antitoxin, whose product is MTITTLSSREFNQAASEAKKAANKGPVFITDRGRPAHVLMSMALYQRLTGSRQKIADLLAMPGIEDVELEIPRLRDLAQPADLS
- a CDS encoding addiction module antidote protein is translated as MTEKLTTYDPAEDLTSDEAMALFMAEAFQTNDAGYIAHALGVVARAKGMTQIAGQTGLSREQLYRSFSENGNPTLKTTLAVMKALGIELTAKVPAAA
- a CDS encoding PglL family O-oligosaccharyltransferase; this encodes MQSIPIFFLIALPWLNPFAPGPSPAAVPLLFSWACAAGLLVLCSRLSSRDFCGRLVTTAAWAWVAAGLVSSVMGLCQYFGAGASLLPWVNQTELGEAFANLRQRNQFATLTNMALAALLWLVATGRFGARRAGLAWGAWIAAALLMAGNAASSSRTGLLQLVLLCALAWLWGGWRQPALRRVLLAAVLAYALAAVLLPWLAGFGLFGHDALARLRAGDELCASRLTLWSNVLQLIAQHPWLGWGWGQLAYAHYITLFDGPRFCAILDNAHNLPLQLAVTLGIPAALLVCGGFVWWAWRQRPWAEADPTRRMAWAILAVIGLHSLLEYPLWYGPFQIAFGLCLAWLWLTGARRNVASNRPVALGVSAQVAIVSVAITALAGVLYAAWDYHRVSQIYLAPEQRDAPYRGDTLAKVRDSMLFRNPARFAELTITELTPGNAAQMRALAGRLLHYSPEPRVIEKLIAADVLLGRDEDAQFHLARFRAAFPKDYAQWTADDARLPQKLRALVP
- the galE gene encoding UDP-glucose 4-epimerase GalE — translated: MTPPILITGGAGYIGSHTAVTLMEAGHKVVIVDNLSNSSVRVLERLRQLCGDAFEFVQADVRDGAALDGVFVRHSVASVIHFAGLKAVGESVAQPLRYFDNNVGGTVSLLQAMERANLRRLVFSSSATVYGEPQQVPIPETAPLSATNPYGRTKLVCEDMLRDLLAADPRWQVAILRYFNPVGAHASGLIGEAPSGAPNNLMPYITQVAVGQREFLSVFGNDYPTPDGTGVRDYIHVMDLARGHLAALEYLARGQRSITVNLGTGSGVSVQQLVDTFARVTGRPIAHRYVARRPGDVAACWADTTLARTLLGWQAEHDLVRMCEDAWRWQAMNPAGYGS
- a CDS encoding pilin, giving the protein MKRSMQKVQKGFTLIELMIVVAIIGILAAVALPAYKDYTVKARMSEVVLAASQCRTSISEAVQTMSVSSVGTADGWGCEANIADTAGAGPTKMVQSVRTSASGVITVKPDATALGVTLAPATDFLTLSPFKDVALTTAIDVSAANKDQGSQIAGWKCLGSTALINKYLPGSCK
- a CDS encoding type II toxin-antitoxin system RelE/ParE family toxin, which codes for MIEIKQTEIFRKWRTRLKDERARILIASRLDRLAFGLAGDAEPVGQGVSELRIHHGPGYRIYFQKRGSTIIVLLCGGDKSTQAKDIKIAKRLADEWSE
- a CDS encoding putative toxin-antitoxin system toxin component, PIN family, which produces MSEFAIIDTNVVVAGLLTARADSPVARILDGMLAATFAFVVSEALLAEYRAVLLRPKLCRLHGLSEAEVDTILADLARHAIVLPPAGTAPQAPDPGDQFLWDLLASRADLVLVTGDKLLLQDKAGPQRVISPETFAARLQH
- a CDS encoding type II toxin-antitoxin system VapC family toxin produces the protein MMFVLDTNVVSELRKIRSGRADANVAKWADSVESVDLYLSVITVQELEIGVLLAERRDPAQGAVFRAWLDSHVLPAFAGRILPVDTAVAQRSAKLHVPDPRPVRDCLIAATALVHGMTVVTRNVADFEPCGVLLLNPWE
- a CDS encoding cyclic pyranopterin monophosphate synthase MoaC, whose protein sequence is MRWDAQNREKAANPRQSTVSMEALTAVQVALLTIYDMVKAVDRGMTMTDVRVLEKHGGKSGSFVNP
- a CDS encoding CopG family transcriptional regulator, which codes for MSRLTITLSESRYRALKEAAAQRDKTIGQLIDESLDFYGIKSREQALDLVRRARTHSQLSEEQALTLAQDEVRASRRAS
- the tfpZ gene encoding TfpX/TfpZ family type IV pilin accessory protein — protein: MLARLNLRSRLRAAGLHLLVSAAFATLAATLVFDLWYPDAYRLLAGGRDLFLLVVSVDVVLGPLLTFAVFNPAKGWPHLRRDLAVIGLLQLGALLYGLHTVYIARPVALVFEVDRLRVVAADAVYTPELPQALPQYRSLPLTGPWLLAARAARPGEERNQALFMALGGADTGQRPLFWQPYSEARDRVLARSRPVAVLLAHDPAHSADLATRLRAFKLDPQQARFLPVIARGDWVALLRPNGEVAGFAPYDGFF
- a CDS encoding ASCH domain-containing protein, with protein sequence MEITKALIIDTPHIDRILAGQKSWELRSTATKVRGPIALIRKGSGTVVGVVEIADSLGPLTEPQMLENTTRHMVTAERIKNGEVAKYKHAWVLKNPRPLTTPIPYEHPNGAVIWVNLQPAVVAQLAI